CCGAACACTCCGTGACAGCCATCCACCGAGGCGTCCACCGAGCCATCCGGCAAGTACGGAGCCGAGAAAGACGACCAGGCTCAGCACGGAGAGGTACGCGATCCGTGAGGGGACCTCTGTCCACGGAACATATCGAAACGGGATATACGCGAACGTCGTCGACCACCATCGAAGGAGCGGAAGGCTACCGATAGCACCCGCGAGAGCACCCGTGAATCCCGCATCCCCCGCGCCGCGTTCGGCGAGGTATCCAGCTACCCCGCCACCGAGAACCATCGTTCCGGACGAGAACTCGATCCCCGAGCTCGTCGTTACGTGGACGACGACTGTGAATGGAACCGAAACCACACCTCCGAGAAGAGCGTATTTCCACGACTCGTATCGACCGGCGGAGCCACCGTCGAACACCATT
This window of the Halococcus hamelinensis 100A6 genome carries:
- a CDS encoding DUF5518 domain-containing protein encodes the protein MVFDGGSAGRYESWKYALLGGVVSVPFTVVVHVTTSSGIEFSSGTMVLGGGVAGYLAERGAGDAGFTGALAGAIGSLPLLRWWSTTFAYIPFRYVPWTEVPSRIAYLSVLSLVVFLGSVLAGWLGGRLGGWLSRSVRCSKTSGTES